From Polynucleobacter paludilacus:
TTATAGCTGCCATATAGAAATGATAGCCAGAGCTCAACTGCAAGCATATGTTCATAGCTCGGATTGGCAACCAGCCAGCTGAGCGCTGGATATGCCGTAAATAAAGCTAAGCCAGAAAATAAACCCATAATTGGCCAACGACCAATCCGATCCGATAAGGCGCCCATGACAGGAAGCCAAATGAAATTCGAGAGCCCAACAAAAAAGGTAATTAATAAACTATCCACTATCGATAATTTCATTACGCTCTTGCCAAAGGTTGGCGTATATACCGTGATGAGATAAAACGAAACCGTAGTCATCACAATGAGCATCATGCCAGCAAATACAATCTGCCAATTGATGGCCAGGGTTTGCAAAATTTCTTTAAAAGTAGGATGGTGTTTTTCAGCAAGGAATGCTTCGGTCTCTTGTAAAGAGCGCCGAATTTGAAAAACAACCGGAATAATCATGCAGCCAATAAAGAATGGGATGCGCCAGCCCCAATCTGACATGACTTCTTTGCTGATGGTTTCATTCAAAAAATATCCCAAAGCTGCAGAAAAGATAATGGCTGCCTGTTGGCTAGCGGATTGCCAGCTAACATAAAGGCCCTTATGTCCAGGCGTAGCCATCTCTGATAGATAAACAGAAACACCACCCAACTCCACTCCCGCAGAAAAACCTTGTAACAAGCGCCCAAGCAAAACCAAAAGAGGGGCCAGCAAGCCAATACTGGCATATGAGGGAATGAATGCAACCAAGGCAGTGCCCGTAGCCATAATCGAGAGCGTCAATACCAGACCCTTGCGACGACCAATTCTGTCGATATATCCACCTAAAAAAATGGCGCCCAGCGGTCGCATTAAAAACCCAGCACCAAAGGTAGCAAAGGTCAGCATTAATGAGGCGTATTCACTGGCTGCGGGAAAAAAAGCCTTAGAAATATAAGTAGCGTAAAAGCCAAATAAGAAAAAATCATACATTTCAATAAAGTTACCGCTCGTCACTCGAATAACGGTAGATAACTTTGATTGAGGTTTAGCGATTGCTGTCATCAGAAACTTTCTTTTCTTTTAATCTTCTAAATATATTTTTGATATCTTGCAAAACCTGCAATGCCGCAATGATCATTAGCGACAGAGAAAGCGGTACAACTGCAATGAAACCAAACTTTTTAAAACTCATTGCCCCAATAATGCCACCCAACAGAAACATTAAAAAGAGGGCAAGATGCATTTTGAGTCTGTTGCGGTTGGCTTCAACAAAATATTGTTGATTAGCTGCTTGAGACTTATTCCAATAAAGTAACTTACCAAGCTCAATTCCTATATCCGTGATTACCCCTGTCATATGGGTAGTGCGAATTTCTGCTGAAGATGCTTTGGTCACAATAGCATTTTGTAATCCCATCACAAAACACAGCAATAAGGCAATTGCAGGGACTGTGAGAGGCACATAAAAGCTGAGATGATCTCCTACAAATCCAAATATCAGCAATAAGAATGCCTCCACTAAAAGCGGGAGTGCGAATTGACTATGAATGGCTTGTCTACGGCCCCAGCTCACAATGATTGCCGTTGTCATTGCACCCAATACAAATGCCACCAGAAGCGCAAGCCCTCCCAAAACTGGCAATAGCCTACTTAAGGCGAGATCATCCCCAATTCCAGCAACGATGCCACTCATATGGGATGTATAACGTGCAATCGCCAAAAACCCGCCGGCATTCACTGCACCAGCGACAAATGCCATGTAAACACCCAGATGAAAATCTGAGCGCATGGATCGATGCGGGCTAGTGAGGGCCTGTAGAAATTGAACCGGCATGATGCATTCTAAGTCTGGATTGGATTTGCTGGACCAATATTTACTTATAATATTTTGATGAATTTTCTCAAGCCCTCAATACGCAGTCTATTAGAGTGCCTTCTCAGCGTTGCCCTATACATGGGCTTCTTCTATTTCAACGGCTATATCACCACCTCAATTGAAGATGCACAAGGGGTCAGCTGGATTTTCATTCCCGCCGGCCTGAGAATCTTCTTGACTCTGATTTTTGATTACGCTGGGGCTGCTGGTTTAATGTTAGCCACCCTACTCATTAACTATATTGGCTTTTACCAAACTGACCTGGTGACTAATTTGGGCATTGGCATCATTTGCGGTCTAGCGCCCCTACTCGGCCGACACTTTGTGATACACAATCTCAAAGTGTCCCCCGATCTGAGCAACATCAGCATTCAACAATTGCTGGGCAGCATTACAGCTTATTCTCTTCTAAGCTCGGGGCTGCATCAACTTTGGTTTATTACGCGCGGACTTGACTCTGGCGGAGCAGATCATTTCATCGCAATGTTTACCGGAGACATGGTGGGCTCAATACTCTTTATTGCCATCATTAAATATGGCATTGACTTTATTAAACAGAAAAGCAATAAAACAAACCTCTTAGATTAGGACGATGTTTTATTTTTTGGAGTTTTGATCTTCGGCTTGCGGTTTTACCGGGGAATTCTGATTGGGTGCCGACTTTAAAGTGGTTGGCGGTTTTGCCTGAGCACCTGGGATAGGATTACTAGTCGCTGGGCCTTTGGTGCTGCCTGTTTTGGTGGGGCTTTTGCCGTTAAATAGCTCGCCAAGTCCTGCCGCATATACAAAGCCGAATCCCAAAGTTACCAATACAACTAAGCTCTGCAGTGCTTTTGATTTTTTATTCACAGTGAATTGTCAAACAGCAATATAAAAGTGCATGAAAAAACCACCCGAAGGTGGCTTTTCTTATCAGCGAGGATTACTTGCGTTTATTCACTGCATCCTTGAATGCTTTACCAGCAGAAAACTTTGCTGTTTTAGCGGCTGGGATCTTAATTTCTGCACCAGTTGCAGGATTACGGCCAACACGGGCTGCGCGCTTACCTGATTTGAATGTTCCAAAACCGATTAATTGCACATCATCACCTTTGGTAACTGCTTTGATGATTTGCTCAATGGTTGCGCTCAATACGCGATCTGCTGTTGCTTTAGAGATATCTGCATCGTTTGCAATTTTTTCTACTAATTCTGCTTTATTCATTTTGTCTCCTGGAGAGTATGCAATTTAATGTGGGGATTTTTAACAGTCATTTTGTCTAGTGACGAAATTATTGTATGTGCTTATTTAGACTAAAACAATCAGGAAATCACATAAATGTTAAATATTTTATATCCCCATAATGCTTCTAAATCAGTCCCCATCAGGGTTTCCGAGCAGTCTAATATCGACTTTTGGTCTGCAATGCTGTTTTTTAGTGTGCAGCAAAGGGGGAATGAAGGCCCCAATTTGGGACATTGATTGGAGATCTACTTCAAAACCTGATGAAGCAGCTTCAGAAAACTACCATCTTCTGCATCAATTGGCCCCATCCAATAGGCCTGCGCAATGCCCTGACGATCGACCAGATAGGTAGTTGGAATGCCCCTCACTTTCCAAGCACGATAGGTCAGACTGCTGTTGTCTAAAACAATAGGCAATGCGGCTTCTGAAAATAAGTTTGATTGAAGAAACGTTTTAATCCGTGGCCTGGATTCAGCAAGATTTACTGCTAGTACTACCAAGCCTTGGGATTCATATTTTTCTTGCAGATAGATGAGTTCCCCAAACTCTTCCTTACAGGGCTCACACCAGCTCGCCCAAAAGTTCACCAAAACTACCTTCCCTTTGTATTGCTTGAGGTTAATTGTCTGTCGCGCAAGATTATTCAGCTCCAGGGAAAGAGGTTCTTTTAACCTCAAGCCCGAAACCGGAGCCCATTCAGCATGGGCGCAAGCGGGGATCGCCAGAAGCACAAGCGCACAATAACGCACCAGCGCATTTCTGATATTCAGCATGGACTAGTCAATGCGCTTGCTGGTGATTTTGTATTTAAAATTGACTGGATCTAAAGAATCTAAGCGGCCCTCTTTAGTTTCCCCTTGGGGATACATTAAGAAGGGAATCCTCCCCTTGCCGCCTAATTTGGATCCTGGCAAAGCAATGTCATGACCATAGTTATAAGGCATCCAATTCATTTCCCAATTACCAAACAAATAATCACGTATTGCAATCACCTTAGGGTCATTCAAAGTAAGATTTCCTGGCTCCTCGAGAATCACCTTACGTACGTCAGCAGGATCTACCGCAACCCAACCAAAGCCTTTAGCAAAGAACTCGGCACGACAATGTTGCGCCTTACTAATGTCTGCAGATCTCCCCAAGCTTTTATAGCCTCTTGCAGAATCATCCACCCGAATACCGTATACATCTCTTGCAGGGATGCCTGCAGATCTAGCAAGAGCAACATAAACAGCATTAATGTCAGCACACTTCCCACCAAGATTATTCGTTTCTAGCATGAGCTTGACATCACCCACTCCGCAGCCTTTAGTGGCAGGATCGCGATAGGTGTTCTCAACCACCCAGTTATATATCGCTTTTGCTTTTTCAATGTCACTTGCATTTTTAGGTAGCGGCTTGAGAATCTGATTGGCTTTTTCCTTAACAATTCCATCGGTTGGCAAAAACTCTGTGGCTTGCGTCCAATAAGCATGCTCCTCTTTACTCAACATCAACGCCTGATTGAATTGTCCAGATAAGGTATTGCGTTCACGAGTGGTAATTAAAAACGTGCTGACTAAATTACGGCTGCTGCTTGAAGCATCCCACTGGCCCCACAGCATGCGGGTATCACCTATTGGTGTTTTGAACACACTTGCCTGTTTTGCATCACCGTCCGTTGCAATAGAGATGGTCTTGAAATAATCTGTATCTTTACTTAAGGGCAAAGGTATCCAAGCCTGAACAATCTGATTGGGGGCATCAATGCTCAACTCAGTGGTGATCTCATAGCGCTTCCAGTTATCACCTGCAGCAAAGCTGCTAAATGGGTAAAGGGATGGCAGAGCTAGGGCTCCCAAAGTGTTTTGAATAAATGCGCGGCGAGAGATCTTCATAAGGCCTTCAGTGATCGAGTCTGCCCAAATTATAGGCTCGGTCCTTTATCCCATGAGATGAAAAATAAAAACCGCCCGAAGGCGGCTTTAGCAAACAGAAGAATGCCTAATTAATGAGCCTGCCATTGCAAATGACCGGCTTCGATGTAAGAGAGCACTTTATTCTTGGAAGGCGCAATATCGTCGCCGTTTAAAACCGATGCACTGACAGCTCCAGCAAAGAAAGCAATTACCGCAACCAATAAGTAAGCAAATTTATTCATTGTTATCTCCCATAGTAATTAATCAAGTATCCCTGTTGGAAACTCTAGGCTTGATTTATGTCAGATTGATGAGACATTTATGACAAGTTAGTAAAGACTACCGCTTAATTAGTCTTTAGGTGCGTATTGCATTTCCCCATTGCCGAATGACCAGTTTTCTTTGTTGACCTCAACTAAGTTAATCACAATATCTTGAGGTCTTAACTCAAGCTTGGCCACCAAACCCTCATTAATCGCTTTATAAAACCGCTTCTTCATCTCAGTGGTTCTGCCTTCATTGAGCGTCACCTGAATAAAGATGATGCTTTCTGAATACTCAATTCCTAAATAGCTTTTAGGAATTACTAATTCATTTGTGTCGTGTCTGGTAATCACCTGAAATTTATCGTCTTCGGGCACATTGATATGCTCGCGCATCGCCTGAAAAATAATGTCGCCCACCTGTTTAGCAACTCCATCGGGATGTTTTTTACTTAAGTCAATTCTGACAAATGGCATGAGAGACTCCTTTTCATTTTTTTCAAATCTTACTTTATGAATGCATTACCGTGCCATGATAAAAATACTGTCCCAGCCCAAGTGTAAAAATAAAATTTCCGTAGAGAGCATGCTCTATGCAAACTAAAGCTAAAGACCGGGATCGCGAGTAGGTATTGGCAAACAAGAGACCGCCAATCAATGACATGGCTGGGGCAAGTAAATTATGTAAAAAAAGGTGGGCCATTCCAAACGCGACGGCGCTGGCGATTACCCAATTCTGTCCATTCGAAAACAATAGCCGATAGCGCTCATACATAAACGCGCGATACATGATTTCTTGGGGCACAACCGATAGAACGGGATACAGAATCATTACCAGCAACCACAAGCCAGCATCGCGTCGATACAGACTAAATAGTGACTCAGGCATAAAGCTCACCATGACTGCGGTAATCATGATGGCCAATGGTACAAATCGATACAAAATCTTTAGCAAAGATGATTTATTCACCGCATGCCAGCCCCAGAGTATTTTCAAGCTGATATTTTGATGATGCAGATACCAGAAGCAAAGGAGCCCTGCTGCCCATAACAAGGGAATGAACCAAATTGCGGAGTGCAAGAGCATCAAAGAAAAAGGAGAAACTAGAGAAAAAAGTGCTAGCTCGCACCACAACCAAAAAGTCATATGCATCCGAAAATAGAATTAGGTTTCTTTATATACCCAATTAGACTGGGCTGCTTATGAAAGACTATCTTGGCTTAAACTAAGTCCTACTATTCAGCGGGGTTCAAATGGCTTGGATTATTACGAAGTACCTGCTAACGGCCGGGATGGTGGTGCTGGCCTCTGAAGTAGCTAAGCGGAGTGATAGGTTAGGCGGTTTTATTGCGGCATTGCCATTAATGACTCTTCTAACACTTGTATGGCTGTATGTAGAAAACCAACCCGAAGAGAAAATAGCTAATCACGCTTATTACACCTTCTGGTATGTGATTCCAACATTGCCTATGTTTCTATTATTTCCATACCTACTTCCCAGGCTAGGATTCTGGATAACCATGGGAGCTTGCGTGGTGATAACTGTTATCTGCTTTGGCTTATTTGCTTTGCTGATGAAAGGTTTTGGAATTAATCTTCTGTAAATGAAAAAACCACCCGAAGGTGGTTTGGGTGTTTCTTGGTGGCCCGGGGCGGAATCGACCAGGGCCTAGGATGAGAGATCCTTAAGGCTACTAATGGCTATCCTGGCTTGAATGTTGCCCATATAAAACAAGTAAAGCCGCTACGACTGGAATGGTAGTGGCAAACATAGCTATTCCGGATCCGGACAAATTGAGTGGCGTTGGTTCAATCAAAATAGGCCGCAACATCTGGGGTATCTCAAATACCAAATAGAGCAAGATTGGTGGCAAAAAGAAATTGGGTGGTTTAGGAATGGATATGCTCTTCATAGCTTGAGTGCTATTGGCTATCAATCCA
This genomic window contains:
- a CDS encoding MFS transporter, giving the protein MTAIAKPQSKLSTVIRVTSGNFIEMYDFFLFGFYATYISKAFFPAASEYASLMLTFATFGAGFLMRPLGAIFLGGYIDRIGRRKGLVLTLSIMATGTALVAFIPSYASIGLLAPLLVLLGRLLQGFSAGVELGGVSVYLSEMATPGHKGLYVSWQSASQQAAIIFSAALGYFLNETISKEVMSDWGWRIPFFIGCMIIPVVFQIRRSLQETEAFLAEKHHPTFKEILQTLAINWQIVFAGMMLIVMTTVSFYLITVYTPTFGKSVMKLSIVDSLLITFFVGLSNFIWLPVMGALSDRIGRWPIMGLFSGLALFTAYPALSWLVANPSYEHMLAVELWLSFLYGSYNGATVAALTEIIPARIRTTGFSLAYSLATALFGGFTPLVSTWLIENTGDKASPGYWMAMAGGMGLLATFLIYRGIIKAK
- a CDS encoding YoaK family protein is translated as MPVQFLQALTSPHRSMRSDFHLGVYMAFVAGAVNAGGFLAIARYTSHMSGIVAGIGDDLALSRLLPVLGGLALLVAFVLGAMTTAIIVSWGRRQAIHSQFALPLLVEAFLLLIFGFVGDHLSFYVPLTVPAIALLLCFVMGLQNAIVTKASSAEIRTTHMTGVITDIGIELGKLLYWNKSQAANQQYFVEANRNRLKMHLALFLMFLLGGIIGAMSFKKFGFIAVVPLSLSLMIIAALQVLQDIKNIFRRLKEKKVSDDSNR
- a CDS encoding HU family DNA-binding protein, which produces MNKAELVEKIANDADISKATADRVLSATIEQIIKAVTKGDDVQLIGFGTFKSGKRAARVGRNPATGAEIKIPAAKTAKFSAGKAFKDAVNKRK
- a CDS encoding TlpA disulfide reductase family protein, yielding MLNIRNALVRYCALVLLAIPACAHAEWAPVSGLRLKEPLSLELNNLARQTINLKQYKGKVVLVNFWASWCEPCKEEFGELIYLQEKYESQGLVVLAVNLAESRPRIKTFLQSNLFSEAALPIVLDNSSLTYRAWKVRGIPTTYLVDRQGIAQAYWMGPIDAEDGSFLKLLHQVLK
- a CDS encoding transglutaminase-like domain-containing protein, which gives rise to MKISRRAFIQNTLGALALPSLYPFSSFAAGDNWKRYEITTELSIDAPNQIVQAWIPLPLSKDTDYFKTISIATDGDAKQASVFKTPIGDTRMLWGQWDASSSSRNLVSTFLITTRERNTLSGQFNQALMLSKEEHAYWTQATEFLPTDGIVKEKANQILKPLPKNASDIEKAKAIYNWVVENTYRDPATKGCGVGDVKLMLETNNLGGKCADINAVYVALARSAGIPARDVYGIRVDDSARGYKSLGRSADISKAQHCRAEFFAKGFGWVAVDPADVRKVILEEPGNLTLNDPKVIAIRDYLFGNWEMNWMPYNYGHDIALPGSKLGGKGRIPFLMYPQGETKEGRLDSLDPVNFKYKITSKRID
- a CDS encoding tautomerase family protein, whose product is MPFVRIDLSKKHPDGVAKQVGDIIFQAMREHINVPEDDKFQVITRHDTNELVIPKSYLGIEYSESIIFIQVTLNEGRTTEMKKRFYKAINEGLVAKLELRPQDIVINLVEVNKENWSFGNGEMQYAPKD
- a CDS encoding CPBP family intramembrane glutamic endopeptidase, which codes for MTFWLWCELALFSLVSPFSLMLLHSAIWFIPLLWAAGLLCFWYLHHQNISLKILWGWHAVNKSSLLKILYRFVPLAIMITAVMVSFMPESLFSLYRRDAGLWLLVMILYPVLSVVPQEIMYRAFMYERYRLLFSNGQNWVIASAVAFGMAHLFLHNLLAPAMSLIGGLLFANTYSRSRSLALVCIEHALYGNFIFTLGLGQYFYHGTVMHS
- a CDS encoding DUF3147 family protein; translated protein: MAWIITKYLLTAGMVVLASEVAKRSDRLGGFIAALPLMTLLTLVWLYVENQPEEKIANHAYYTFWYVIPTLPMFLLFPYLLPRLGFWITMGACVVITVICFGLFALLMKGFGINLL